The genomic interval GAACTAACGGTTGACCTGCCGCCCTTGTCGATCGCTTTAATCGAAAATACAGGAAATCCGGAGGAACGATGAAGCAGATGTTTGGCCGCGGGCAGACGGTATTATTTTTAGGCGACAGCATAACGGATTGCGGCAGAAATCGTGAAGAGGTCGCCTCACTCGGCACAGGCTATCCGGCTAAAGTGGCGCACATCCATCACGCGCTGTATGCAGATAACCAGGTCAGGTTCATCAACAAGGGCCTATCCGGCGCACGGATCTCTGATCTGATCTCGATGAATACCACCGATATTTTAGAGATCGCACCGGATTTTATTTCCATTCTGGTCGGAATTAACGATGTTTGGCGCCGCTATGACGCCAACACTCCGCGGCCGGTCCGGGAGTTTGCCGCACACTATGCGAGTCTTCTCGAACTGATCAAGAGCAGCCTTCCACAAACCACGATTCTGATCATGGAACCCTTTCTGCTGCCTACCATGCCGGATAAAGCCTGCTGGCGCGAAGATCTTGATCCCAAGATTCAGATCGTACGCGAGATGGCCGCACGCTATGCGGATTATTACATACCGCTGGATGGCATGATGGCGGCAAACTGCGTGGCAAAATATCGGCCGGAAGAATTATCAGCAGACGGCGTTCATCCAACAGATACCGGACACGCGCTGATCGCATCAGCGTTTCTCAAAACCCTTGACATCGTGTGACGCAGCGACTGTTATCGCCGCCGCAAAGCGAGGGTCCAGCGGCCCGTTTTTATCGGAACGGCACTTTGCGGTTGCTGCCTCTACGGTGCAGACCGCTATCTTTGCTTTTCCAGTGTCCACGCGGATGATAGGGACCTCCCGTGACGTCGAACACACCAGCGTCATATAGAAATAGCGCACCGCTTTGAGGCGAGAAGGCATTGCCGATTGTCATCCGCCTCCACGGAGATGCCCGGCTTCGGCCAAACCGCCGATTTCAAAAGATCGCATGACTGCAAAAAGCTATCGCAATTTCCGCGGCGGCCGCCGTCTCCCCGTCGGTCACCCCTTTATGCGTGCGTCCCATCCATGGA from bacterium carries:
- a CDS encoding SGNH/GDSL hydrolase family protein, giving the protein MKQMFGRGQTVLFLGDSITDCGRNREEVASLGTGYPAKVAHIHHALYADNQVRFINKGLSGARISDLISMNTTDILEIAPDFISILVGINDVWRRYDANTPRPVREFAAHYASLLELIKSSLPQTTILIMEPFLLPTMPDKACWREDLDPKIQIVREMAARYADYYIPLDGMMAANCVAKYRPEELSADGVHPTDTGHALIASAFLKTLDIV